The Primulina eburnea isolate SZY01 chromosome 13, ASM2296580v1, whole genome shotgun sequence genome includes a region encoding these proteins:
- the LOC140809111 gene encoding glutathione S-transferase T3-like, whose product MTSSKCGAAFSIEEDKLLVMAYLDVSQNPIIGINQSRDRLWSRVAATYNEQLVGNSTEPRSTKALQCRWFNINKIVQNFSSCVSQVELSRPSGASEKDILDQAKALFKQSAGSTWRLDRVWSLFKDQEKFRSSNAILPNFIPNHGSIDSSQFDYSPNTESPTPDSPGLSGFAINLEEDNPSGESSQCPIGIKKGQGQKKSY is encoded by the exons ATGACTTCATCTAAATGTGGTGCTGCCTTCTCAATCGAGGAGGACAAATTACTTGTGATGGCTTATCTTGATGTCTCCCAAAATCCAATAATTGGTATAAACCAATCACGCGATAGATTATGGTCACGAGTGGCAGCTACATACAACGAACAACTCGTTGGTAACTCAACAGAGCCTCGAAGTACTAAGGCCCTCCAATGTCGCTGGTTCAACATAaacaagattgtccaaaactttAGTTCATGTGTTAGCCAGGTAGAACTTAGCCGTCCAAGTGGTGCTTCTGAGAAAGacatt TTGGATCAAGCAAAAGCCTTATTTAAGCAATCAGCTGGGTCGACTTGGCGGTTGGATCGTGTATGGTCTTTGTTTAAGGACCAAGAGAAGTTTAGGTCATCAAACGCTATTTTACCTAATTTCATACCAAACCACGGGAGTATCGACTCATCCCAGTTTGACTATTCTCCCAACACCGAATCACCGACACCTGATTCTCCAGGGCTATCTGGGTTTGCTATAAACCTGGAAGAAGATAATCCGTCAGGAGAGAGTTCTCAGTGTCCAATTGGCATAAAAAAAGGCCAAGGCCAAAAGAAAAGCTACTGA